The following coding sequences are from one Methanohalophilus halophilus window:
- a CDS encoding transcription initiation factor IIB: MVEVERVRYSDTSEREKMRAMIKARREKEKNTDVENKALECPECGSRNLEQDYERAELVCADCGLVVDADFVDEGPEWRAFDHDQRMKRSRVGAPMTYTIHDKGLSTMIDWRNRDSYGKSISSKNRAQLYRLRKWQRRIRVSNATERNLAFALSELDRMASALGLPRTVRETAAVVYRKAVDKNLIRGRSIEGVAAAALYAACRQCSVPRTLDEIGEVSRVSRKEIGRTYRFISRELSLKLMPTSPIDYVPRFCSGLSLKGEVQSRGVEILRQASEKELTSGRGPTGVAAAAIYIASILCGERRTQREVADVAGVTEVTIRNRYKELAEELDIEIIL; this comes from the coding sequence ATGGTAGAAGTTGAAAGGGTAAGGTATTCAGACACTTCCGAACGAGAAAAAATGCGTGCTATGATAAAAGCACGTCGTGAGAAGGAAAAGAATACTGATGTAGAGAATAAGGCACTTGAGTGCCCTGAGTGTGGTAGCCGCAATCTTGAACAGGATTACGAACGTGCAGAACTTGTATGTGCGGATTGTGGTTTAGTAGTCGATGCTGATTTTGTAGATGAAGGACCTGAATGGCGGGCTTTTGACCATGACCAGAGGATGAAGCGCTCCCGTGTGGGTGCGCCGATGACCTACACGATACATGATAAGGGTCTCTCCACAATGATAGATTGGAGAAACCGTGATTCTTATGGAAAGTCTATATCATCCAAAAATCGTGCCCAACTGTATCGTTTGAGGAAATGGCAGAGACGTATCCGTGTAAGCAATGCAACGGAACGAAACCTGGCATTTGCTCTTTCAGAACTTGACAGGATGGCCTCAGCCCTTGGTCTTCCCAGGACGGTTCGTGAAACAGCAGCTGTTGTTTACAGGAAAGCGGTTGACAAGAACCTGATTCGTGGCCGCAGTATTGAAGGTGTTGCCGCAGCTGCTCTGTATGCGGCATGCAGGCAGTGCAGTGTTCCAAGGACACTGGATGAGATTGGAGAAGTATCCAGGGTCAGCAGGAAAGAAATTGGTAGGACATACCGTTTCATTTCAAGGGAATTGTCCCTCAAACTAATGCCTACTTCTCCGATAGATTACGTGCCCAGGTTCTGTTCGGGCCTAAGCCTGAAAGGCGAGGTACAATCCCGCGGTGTAGAAATCCTGAGGCAGGCATCGGAGAAAGAATTAACAAGCGGACGTGGGCCTACAGGTGTTGCTGCTGCGGCTATCTACATTGCCTCTATCCTGTGCGGGGAACGCCGCACACAGCGTGAGGTTGCAGACGTGGCAGGTGTGACAGAAGTTACTATACGTAACCGGTATAAGGAACTTGCAGAGGAACTCGATATTGAGATAATCCTCTAA
- a CDS encoding ZIP family metal transporter has translation MDFLQDLSPVVQALLAGIFTWSFTALGAASVFLTKEINRKFLDTMLGFAAGVMIAASHWSLLSPAIEMSSLKEVPVWFPATVGFLLGGLFLRGIDELFPHLQYGRLSKDAEGIKTSWQRSTLLVLAVTLHNIPEGLAIGVAFGAVAVGSASANLAGALALTIGIGIQNFPEGLVISLPLRREGMACSKSFFYGQASAIVEPIAAVVGAGSVILVESILPYALAFAAGAMIFVVIEEIIPESQRGGNASLATMGAMIGFVVMMILDVSFG, from the coding sequence GTGGATTTTTTACAAGATTTAAGTCCGGTAGTACAAGCTCTACTTGCAGGAATTTTTACATGGAGTTTTACTGCACTTGGAGCTGCAAGTGTATTTTTGACCAAAGAAATTAATAGAAAGTTTCTTGACACTATGCTTGGTTTCGCAGCAGGTGTGATGATAGCTGCAAGTCATTGGTCACTCCTTTCTCCTGCTATTGAAATGTCATCACTAAAAGAAGTTCCTGTTTGGTTTCCAGCGACGGTTGGCTTTCTTCTTGGCGGGCTTTTCTTAAGAGGAATAGATGAATTATTCCCTCATCTTCAATATGGCCGCCTATCAAAAGATGCAGAAGGTATCAAAACGTCTTGGCAGCGAAGTACGTTGCTTGTTCTTGCAGTGACATTACACAATATCCCTGAAGGACTTGCTATTGGTGTTGCATTTGGAGCAGTTGCAGTTGGTTCTGCATCTGCTAACCTGGCAGGTGCTTTGGCTCTTACTATAGGAATTGGTATTCAAAATTTCCCGGAAGGACTTGTGATTTCTCTACCTTTAAGGCGTGAAGGTATGGCTTGTTCGAAAAGTTTCTTTTATGGACAGGCATCTGCAATCGTAGAACCAATAGCCGCTGTGGTTGGAGCTGGGTCTGTTATTTTAGTCGAATCAATATTGCCATATGCTTTAGCTTTTGCAGCGGGTGCTATGATTTTCGTTGTGATTGAAGAAATCATTCCTGAGTCACAACGAGGTGGCAATGCATCTTTAGCAACTATGGGTGCAATGATAGGTTTTGTTGTAATGATGATTCTGGATGTGTCTTTTGGCTAA
- the putP gene encoding sodium/proline symporter PutP — MEMTSGNQSVAIIIVLYLLFMLTIGFYYYKKTENLSDYILGGRRLNKWVTALSSQASDMSGWLLLGLPGYAYLSGMEAGWIALGLGVGTYLNWKFVAKRLRRYTKEAGDALTLPVYFENRFRDKSKLLRTISALFILIFFLFYTSSGFVAGGKLFSTVFGVEYFTALTIGVLVIISYTFLGGFMAVCWTDFFQGLLMVLAITIVPFAAMNGLGGISSTVDIIRTIDPSLLTPFTGSDGNLISLISVVSLLAWGFGYFGQPHILVRFMAINDPEEIKQSREIAITWVTISLAFAVIVGLVGRAYVPEFLAGASSETVFMVMVNSLFHPIIAGIMLAAILAAIMSTADSQLLVAASAFTEDIYRLVFKSNATQRELVWMGRATVIGISLLAYYFALDPASSVLDLVAYAWAGFGAAFGPAIIFSLFSRKVTRNAVLGGMISGGVMVILWKQLSGGIFDLYEIVPGFILSSIVILLITKMDREPAPEIQEEFDRVQQSA, encoded by the coding sequence ATGGAAATGACATCAGGAAACCAGAGTGTTGCAATTATAATTGTATTATATTTACTTTTCATGTTGACAATCGGTTTTTATTACTACAAGAAAACCGAAAACCTGTCCGATTATATTCTGGGTGGCAGGCGATTGAACAAATGGGTAACCGCCTTAAGTTCCCAGGCATCGGATATGAGTGGCTGGTTGCTTTTGGGGCTGCCGGGTTATGCATATCTCTCAGGAATGGAAGCAGGATGGATTGCTCTTGGTCTGGGGGTTGGAACATATCTTAACTGGAAATTTGTTGCCAAGAGGCTGCGCAGATATACAAAAGAAGCAGGAGACGCCCTGACTCTCCCGGTATATTTTGAAAACCGTTTCAGGGATAAGAGCAAACTTTTGAGGACTATTTCTGCCCTGTTTATCCTTATATTCTTTCTGTTCTATACTTCCTCAGGTTTTGTTGCAGGAGGTAAGCTTTTCAGCACAGTTTTTGGAGTTGAGTACTTTACTGCCCTCACAATAGGCGTACTTGTAATTATTTCCTATACTTTCCTGGGAGGATTCATGGCAGTCTGCTGGACTGATTTCTTTCAGGGTTTGCTCATGGTACTGGCTATCACAATCGTACCCTTTGCAGCAATGAACGGCCTGGGTGGCATCTCCTCAACTGTCGATATAATCAGAACCATTGACCCGAGCCTGCTGACCCCTTTCACAGGTTCTGATGGCAACCTGATTTCCCTGATAAGTGTAGTATCTTTGCTAGCCTGGGGTTTTGGATATTTTGGCCAGCCCCATATCCTCGTACGTTTCATGGCCATCAATGACCCGGAGGAAATCAAACAGTCCCGGGAAATAGCCATAACCTGGGTCACCATCTCTCTGGCTTTCGCAGTGATTGTCGGTCTTGTGGGAAGGGCTTATGTACCGGAATTCCTGGCAGGCGCATCAAGTGAAACCGTTTTCATGGTAATGGTAAACAGCCTGTTCCACCCGATAATTGCCGGAATTATGCTGGCAGCCATCCTTGCGGCTATAATGAGTACCGCTGACTCCCAGTTACTGGTGGCAGCATCCGCATTTACAGAGGACATCTACAGGCTGGTCTTCAAGTCAAATGCCACCCAGAGAGAACTCGTATGGATGGGACGTGCCACAGTAATCGGAATATCCCTTCTTGCCTATTATTTCGCCCTGGACCCGGCAAGCTCAGTCCTGGACCTGGTGGCTTATGCCTGGGCAGGGTTCGGTGCGGCATTTGGGCCAGCCATCATTTTCTCCCTGTTCTCCAGGAAGGTGACAAGAAATGCAGTCCTCGGAGGGATGATCTCAGGCGGTGTCATGGTAATCCTGTGGAAACAGCTATCCGGAGGGATTTTTGACCTATACGAGATAGTTCCGGGATTTATCCTTTCCAGCATTGTGATCCTGTTGATCACAAAAATGGACCGTGAACCTGCCCCGGAGATACAGGAAGAGTTCGATAGAGTTCAGCAATCGGCCTGA
- a CDS encoding class I SAM-dependent methyltransferase: MERLCVKVKKRFGEPVRQALAEMDLLDNSYRLSADDDCLYVPVMDDCPVDVCLNLPHVAELVTHDLQPNKKQVTPESLLGFSPSFEIVGDIAIIDADEEEPEKVARALLEFRKSLRVVLQEESGITGEFRVRSFRLVAGEDRTETVHRDHGCRYLVDIAKVYFTPRLSTERQRVVLQLKPGDVVVDMFAGVGPYSIPAAKKCGYVYAIDKNPQAVGYLQKNIEINRLDNVEAFVADARGLPHRLGQVADHVIMNLPHNAFDFVNEAVALTKPRGVIHYYAMAHEDDLFGPSLCLIEEAAKKAGRSFEVLATRSVRSYAPHQYNICIDMRIN, encoded by the coding sequence ATGGAACGTTTGTGTGTGAAAGTGAAAAAACGGTTTGGAGAGCCTGTCAGGCAGGCACTGGCAGAAATGGACTTACTGGATAATTCATACAGGCTATCTGCGGATGATGACTGTCTGTATGTACCTGTTATGGACGATTGTCCGGTAGATGTCTGTTTAAATCTTCCCCATGTGGCAGAATTGGTCACACATGACCTGCAACCCAATAAGAAACAGGTCACCCCCGAAAGTTTGCTTGGTTTTTCTCCCTCTTTTGAAATAGTGGGGGATATTGCAATTATTGATGCTGATGAAGAGGAACCTGAAAAGGTTGCCCGGGCCCTACTGGAATTTAGAAAGAGCCTGCGTGTGGTTTTACAGGAGGAGTCAGGAATCACAGGGGAATTCCGGGTACGCAGTTTCAGGCTGGTTGCCGGAGAAGACAGGACAGAGACGGTGCACCGGGACCATGGATGCAGGTATCTGGTGGATATCGCGAAGGTTTATTTCACACCCCGACTTTCCACAGAAAGACAACGGGTGGTTTTGCAGTTGAAACCGGGAGATGTAGTTGTGGATATGTTTGCAGGTGTGGGTCCCTACAGTATCCCGGCGGCCAAAAAATGTGGTTATGTGTATGCAATTGATAAAAACCCGCAAGCAGTTGGGTATCTGCAAAAAAACATCGAAATCAACCGCCTGGATAATGTTGAAGCCTTCGTGGCAGACGCCCGAGGCCTTCCACATAGGCTGGGGCAGGTGGCAGATCATGTTATCATGAACCTGCCTCACAATGCCTTTGATTTTGTTAATGAGGCCGTGGCCCTGACAAAACCCAGAGGTGTTATTCATTATTACGCAATGGCACACGAAGATGATCTTTTTGGTCCCTCTCTTTGCCTGATCGAAGAAGCTGCAAAAAAAGCAGGCAGGAGCTTTGAAGTGCTGGCTACTCGCTCGGTCCGCTCGTATGCTCCCCATCAGTATAATATATGTATTGATATGCGGATTAATTGA
- a CDS encoding DMT family transporter: MIPAEFLVVFFGLISAASWGAGDFSGGFASKKANVYAVVLITQAVGVFLLAGSAYIIGETFPPFDGIIWGVLAGIFISIALLSLYKGLSLGKMGFVAPVSAVVAAGVPVIYAAFYEGLPEIHKLLGFIIALMAVWLIASDSEGIKVQKKDLYLPLTAGMGFGLFFITIDLVSETAVLWPLTAARIAAVGVLLVFIALSGPVEMPGRSVLPVILVAGVFDTGGNTFYALASQAGRLDIASVTSSLYPAGTVLLAWFILKEKLSQKQWMGVAAALVAIVLISI, translated from the coding sequence ATGATTCCTGCTGAATTCCTCGTCGTATTTTTTGGGCTTATTTCTGCCGCTTCCTGGGGAGCCGGTGACTTTAGCGGAGGCTTTGCTTCAAAGAAAGCAAATGTTTATGCTGTGGTCCTGATTACCCAGGCAGTTGGGGTGTTTCTCCTTGCAGGTTCTGCATACATAATCGGAGAGACATTTCCGCCGTTTGATGGTATTATATGGGGGGTACTTGCAGGTATTTTCATTAGCATTGCCCTGCTGTCCCTTTACAAGGGCCTTTCACTCGGTAAAATGGGCTTTGTAGCACCTGTGTCAGCGGTTGTGGCTGCGGGTGTGCCGGTCATATATGCTGCCTTTTATGAAGGCTTGCCTGAAATTCACAAATTGCTAGGTTTCATAATTGCGTTGATGGCGGTATGGTTAATAGCATCAGATAGTGAAGGAATAAAAGTGCAGAAAAAGGACCTTTACCTACCCCTTACAGCAGGAATGGGATTTGGCCTTTTCTTTATTACAATAGATCTCGTAAGTGAAACCGCAGTCCTGTGGCCCCTTACTGCTGCCAGGATTGCTGCTGTAGGTGTCTTGCTTGTGTTCATCGCCCTGTCCGGTCCCGTAGAGATGCCCGGGCGCAGTGTGTTGCCCGTGATTCTTGTGGCAGGGGTTTTCGATACCGGAGGAAATACCTTCTATGCCCTTGCATCCCAGGCCGGCAGGCTGGATATTGCTTCGGTCACCTCATCACTTTATCCTGCAGGAACTGTATTGCTTGCCTGGTTCATACTGAAAGAAAAACTTTCTCAGAAACAATGGATGGGAGTGGCGGCTGCCCTGGTGGCCATTGTGTTGATTTCGATTTGA
- a CDS encoding LysE family transporter, translated as MLAILDMLFVGFAVGLTGALVPGPMLFATIEGSLKKGWRAGPEVVLGHALIEFLICIFIVLGFTSIIGDREMSVISFVGGLVLVVFGLLTIIQSRNTFIDSGLSGGVLANPVSAGILTSASNPYFWIWWLAAGSALVLRGMEIGIFAAVMFVVGHWMADLGWFTFVSTSLSKTRSFFSGTVYRSVLACCGVFLMGFGIWFALG; from the coding sequence ATGCTTGCAATACTGGACATGCTGTTTGTGGGATTCGCAGTAGGTCTTACAGGAGCACTTGTTCCAGGACCGATGCTTTTTGCCACCATTGAAGGTTCTTTGAAAAAAGGGTGGAGGGCAGGACCTGAAGTTGTCCTTGGCCATGCTTTGATTGAATTTTTAATTTGTATTTTTATTGTGCTGGGTTTTACATCGATTATCGGGGACAGGGAAATGTCCGTTATATCTTTTGTAGGGGGTCTGGTACTTGTTGTATTTGGTTTACTTACGATAATACAGTCCCGGAACACGTTTATTGATTCAGGTTTATCCGGTGGAGTTCTTGCAAACCCTGTTTCTGCAGGTATACTAACTTCGGCTTCTAATCCTTATTTCTGGATATGGTGGCTGGCTGCGGGGAGTGCACTTGTGCTCCGGGGAATGGAGATAGGTATATTTGCTGCTGTGATGTTTGTAGTCGGACACTGGATGGCTGACCTTGGCTGGTTTACCTTTGTTTCCACATCTCTTAGCAAGACGAGAAGTTTCTTTTCGGGAACTGTATATAGAAGTGTCCTTGCATGTTGCGGGGTTTTCCTGATGGGATTTGGTATCTGGTTTGCCCTGGGGTGA
- a CDS encoding site-specific integrase produces the protein MIHNHEKTLTNVEQKIRRSDINESYKKLLFKFENRMFAEGLKTVRVMKYLSQLYTLTTRWELKLENPSTSNLEKVVTNIERSDLSEWTKHDYKIAIRRYFRWYEGNNEDPEYVKWIRIKRPKRNMPYELPTESEIMRMIENRKNVRDRAIIATFYDAGGRAAEIGELLIGHVEPDKYGAVLQVDGKTGRRRIRVTFCVPYLMEWISIHPFRKNSHAPLWITLAGKDVNKPMKHAALSAVLKRAAKRAGIEKRIYLHMLRHARSTELAKHLTQAQMEKHLGWVNGSNMPATYIHLSGGDVDNAILNMYGIKEEKKEPDLKTITCPRCKFNNGPTYEYCSQCGAALNIETAINADEKREELAEYVMDLVEQDPRIMKLFRNFK, from the coding sequence ATGATACACAACCATGAAAAGACATTAACGAATGTCGAACAAAAGATTCGAAGAAGTGATATTAACGAATCATACAAAAAATTACTTTTTAAATTTGAGAATCGAATGTTTGCAGAGGGGTTAAAAACAGTTAGAGTAATGAAATATCTGAGTCAACTTTATACTCTTACTACTCGATGGGAATTGAAATTAGAGAATCCTTCCACTTCAAACCTGGAGAAGGTTGTAACTAACATTGAAAGAAGTGACTTGAGCGAATGGACCAAACACGATTATAAAATTGCTATCAGACGTTATTTCAGATGGTATGAAGGAAATAATGAAGATCCAGAATATGTGAAATGGATTCGCATTAAGAGGCCTAAAAGAAACATGCCTTATGAACTTCCTACTGAATCTGAAATAATGCGAATGATTGAAAATAGAAAAAATGTCAGAGACCGAGCAATTATAGCAACTTTTTATGATGCCGGGGGAAGGGCTGCTGAAATAGGAGAACTATTAATCGGCCATGTTGAACCTGATAAATATGGTGCAGTCCTGCAAGTGGATGGTAAAACCGGAAGGAGAAGAATTAGAGTAACTTTTTGTGTACCTTACCTGATGGAATGGATTTCCATTCATCCATTCAGAAAAAATAGCCATGCACCATTATGGATTACCTTAGCGGGTAAAGATGTTAATAAACCAATGAAGCATGCAGCACTTTCTGCTGTTTTGAAACGAGCAGCAAAAAGAGCAGGAATTGAGAAAAGAATCTATTTACACATGTTAAGACATGCCAGAAGTACAGAATTGGCCAAACACTTAACTCAGGCACAAATGGAAAAGCATCTGGGATGGGTAAATGGATCGAACATGCCTGCAACATACATTCATCTTTCCGGGGGAGATGTAGATAACGCCATTTTGAATATGTATGGAATTAAAGAAGAAAAGAAAGAACCAGATTTAAAAACTATTACCTGCCCTCGATGTAAATTCAACAACGGACCTACTTATGAGTATTGCAGTCAATGCGGTGCTGCACTCAATATAGAAACTGCAATCAATGCAGATGAAAAAAGGGAAGAACTAGCAGAATATGTCATGGACCTTGTCGAGCAGGATCCACGTATCATGAAGTTATTCAGGAACTTTAAATAA
- a CDS encoding H/ACA ribonucleoprotein complex subunit GAR1: MKRLGVVSHLIGGRKLIVKGSESMSSCNIKDLPRKGSAVLDKKVARIGKVSDVIGPAARPYVVVKIFSDVPDSKIKNWIREKVYVK, translated from the coding sequence ATGAAAAGGCTTGGAGTAGTGTCCCACCTGATAGGTGGCAGGAAACTTATAGTTAAAGGCTCCGAAAGCATGTCTTCCTGTAATATAAAAGATTTGCCCAGGAAAGGGTCGGCAGTTCTGGACAAGAAGGTTGCAAGAATTGGCAAAGTTTCCGATGTAATAGGCCCGGCTGCCCGGCCTTATGTTGTAGTCAAAATTTTTAGTGACGTACCAGATTCGAAGATAAAAAACTGGATTCGAGAAAAGGTGTATGTCAAATAA
- a CDS encoding uroporphyrinogen decarboxylase family protein, protein MTSRMTPPERMTSVMSGQKPDRIPVVPFILGYASKITGISLGDFYADGDKCFDAQFASMRLHGYEQTPMYGYASLGPWEFGGKIGFPYGKGQGAPYVIEHPVNTIDDIENIKVPDFRKELPGGYKQADTVASRCAEHGMPITVQIGSTFTAASVVAETSEFFSWILTDPDKVHQLLEKVSDMFINALDYFADKYGPQALLPFDGGPSESNTMISPQMFEEFAYPYMQKIHNHVKELGIHAVLMHPCANQNANVPYYTKMREENDWAGKYVWLFGPETPVNKQIDAFGDYDVICGNINPPLFLNSTYEEVMELCRENIEEGIDSPGGYILAPGCEFPLDASPIKVMAMMDAAEMYGSYS, encoded by the coding sequence ATGACTTCAAGAATGACACCACCTGAACGCATGACATCTGTCATGTCCGGACAAAAACCGGATCGCATACCAGTGGTACCTTTTATTCTCGGGTATGCATCAAAAATCACTGGAATATCTCTGGGTGATTTCTATGCAGATGGGGACAAATGCTTTGATGCACAGTTTGCATCAATGCGTCTTCACGGTTATGAGCAAACACCAATGTATGGATATGCATCATTGGGCCCCTGGGAATTCGGAGGTAAAATAGGTTTTCCATATGGAAAAGGTCAGGGTGCACCGTATGTCATAGAACATCCTGTAAATACAATTGATGATATTGAGAATATAAAAGTTCCTGACTTTAGGAAAGAACTTCCCGGTGGGTACAAACAGGCTGATACCGTAGCTTCAAGATGTGCAGAACATGGGATGCCGATCACTGTGCAGATTGGAAGTACATTCACTGCCGCATCGGTGGTTGCTGAGACATCTGAATTTTTTTCATGGATTCTGACTGATCCGGATAAGGTGCACCAGTTACTGGAAAAAGTAAGTGACATGTTCATAAATGCACTCGACTACTTTGCAGATAAATACGGTCCACAAGCCCTTCTTCCCTTTGATGGTGGCCCTTCTGAATCAAATACCATGATATCTCCACAGATGTTTGAGGAATTTGCTTATCCATATATGCAAAAGATTCATAACCACGTCAAGGAACTCGGTATACATGCTGTACTTATGCATCCCTGTGCAAACCAGAATGCCAATGTTCCATACTATACCAAAATGAGGGAGGAAAATGACTGGGCAGGCAAATATGTATGGCTTTTTGGCCCGGAGACTCCTGTCAATAAACAGATTGATGCATTTGGTGACTATGATGTTATATGCGGTAATATCAATCCACCATTGTTCCTGAACAGTACTTACGAGGAAGTTATGGAACTCTGCAGGGAAAATATTGAAGAAGGCATTGATTCGCCGGGTGGCTATATATTGGCTCCGGGCTGTGAATTTCCGCTGGATGCTTCGCCGATAAAGGTTATGGCAATGATGGATGCTGCGGAGATGTATGGAAGTTACAGTTAA
- a CDS encoding PH domain-containing protein, which produces MGFSGIFGNAGVVEPEKLESDYGQLMCDGETIEIGFVVIRDTFIFTNKRLIIVDVQGMTGKKRSYLSIPYGKITKYSIETSGHFDLDAELKIWVVSDPQPIEKSFNKKVDIYELQKILSTHVLG; this is translated from the coding sequence ATGGGCTTTTCGGGTATTTTTGGTAATGCAGGTGTTGTTGAACCTGAGAAACTGGAATCGGATTACGGACAACTTATGTGTGACGGGGAAACAATAGAGATTGGCTTTGTTGTTATCCGGGATACATTTATTTTCACAAATAAGCGGTTAATTATTGTGGATGTTCAGGGCATGACGGGCAAGAAAAGAAGTTATCTGTCCATTCCCTATGGCAAAATCACAAAATACAGTATTGAGACATCCGGTCATTTCGATCTGGATGCAGAACTTAAGATATGGGTTGTCAGTGATCCGCAGCCGATTGAAAAATCCTTTAACAAGAAGGTGGACATCTACGAGTTGCAGAAAATATTGTCCACCCATGTGCTTGGTTGA